One Bufo gargarizans isolate SCDJY-AF-19 chromosome 3, ASM1485885v1, whole genome shotgun sequence DNA segment encodes these proteins:
- the LOC122933060 gene encoding uncharacterized protein LOC122933060, translating to MASPTPQLQTGLSYSTATNWPLLLHSYKLAPPTPQLQTGLSYSTATNWPLLLHSYKLAPPTPQLQTGLYYSTAAKWPLLLHCYKLASPTPQLQTGLSYSTAANWALLLHSCKMAPPTPQLQTGLFYSTATNWPLLLHSCKLASTTPQLQTGLYYSIATNRPLLLHSCKMASPTPQLQTGLSYSTATNWPLLLHSCKMASPTPQLQTGLSYSTATNWPLLLHSYKLASPTPQLQTGLSYSTATNWPLLLHSCKLTSPTPQLQTGLSYSTAAKWPLLLHSYKLASPTPQLQNGLSYSTATNWPLLLHSCKMASPTPQLQTGLSYSTATNWPLLLHSYKLASPTPQFQTEH from the coding sequence ATGGCCTCTCCTACTCCACAGCTACAAACTGGCCTCTCCTACTCCACAGCTACAAACTGGCCCCTCCTACTCCACAGCTACAAACTGGCCCCTCCTACTCCACAGCTACAAACTGGCCTCTCCTACTCCACAGCTACAAACTGGCCTCTCCTACTCCACAGCTACAAACTGGCCCCTCCTACTCCACAGCTACAAACTGGCCTCTACTACTCCACAGCTGCAAAATGGCCTCTCCTACTCCACTGCTACAAACTGGCCTCTCCTACTCCACAGCTACAAACTGGCCTCTCCTACTCCACAGCTGCAAACTGGGCTCTTCTACTCCACAGCTGCAAAATGGCCCCTCCTACTCCACAGCTACAAACTGGCCTCTTCTACTCCACAGCTACAAACTGGCCTCTCCTACTCCACAGCTGCAAACTGGCCTCTACTACTCCACAGCTGCAAACTGGCCTCTACTACTCCATAGCTACAAACAGGCCTCTCCTACTCCACAGCTGCAAAATGGCCTCTCCTACTCCACAGCTACAAACTGGCCTCTCCTACTCCACAGCTACAAACTGGCCTCTCCTACTCCACAGCTGCAAAATGGCTTCTCCTACTCCACAGCTACAAACTGGCCTCTCCTACTCCACAGCTACAAACTGGCCTCTCCTACTCCACAGCTACAAACTGGCCTCTCCTACTCCACAGCTGCAAACTGGCCTCTCCTACTCCACAGCTACAAACTGGCCTCTCCTACTCCACAGCTGCAAACTGACCTCTCCTACTCCACAGCTACAAACTGGCCTCTCCTACTCCACAGCTGCAAAATGGCCTCTCCTACTCCACAGCTACAAACTGGCCTCTCCTACTCCACAGCTGCAAAATGGCCTCTCCTACTCCACAGCTACAAACTGGCCTCTCCTACTCCACAGCTGCAAAATGGCCTCTCCTACTCCACAGCTACAAACTGGCCTCTCCTACTCCACAGCTACAAACTGGCCTCTCCTACTCCACAGCTACAAACTGGCCTCTCCTACTCCACAGTTTCAAACTGAACACTAG